GAACCCAAATGCAGAACAGTTAGCCGAAATCGCCATTTCATCTGCTGAAACCGCTAAAAACTTTGGAATTGAACCAAAAGTAGCCATGTTATCTTATTCTTCTGGAGCCTCTGGAAAAGGAGCCGATGTAGAAAAAGTGCGTGAAGCTACCGAAATAGTTAAAAAATTAGCGCCAAGTTTAAAAATTGAAGGTCCAATTCAATATGATGCCGCTGTAGACATGCGTATTGGTAAAAGCAAATTACCAGACTCAGAAGTTGCAGGTAGCGCTAGTGTTTTAATCTTCCCTGATTTAAACACAGGTAACAACACTTACAAAGCAGTGCAAAGAGAAACCGGAGCATTAGCCATTGGTCCTGTTCTACAAGGATTAAACAAACCTGTAAACAATTTAAGCCGTGGCTGTACTGCCGACGATATTTACAGTACAGTAATAATTACAGCCATTCAAGCACAAGATTTATAAAATATGCAAGTACTCGTTTTAAACTCTGGAAGTTCATCTCTAAAATTTCAATTATTTTCAATGCCAGCCGAAACTATTTTATGTTCAGGTTTAATTGAACGTATTGGAATGGACGATGCGAAATTTATTTACAAAACTGAAAAAGATACCATTGAGCACGTCACTGCTATTTACAACCATAAACAAGGATTGGAACTACTATCTCATCAACTTTTAGATAGTGAAACTGGCATCATTAAATCGGCTTCAGATATTGATATTGTTGGGCACCGTGTAGTACAAGGCGGTGCTAGATTTAAAGAAACCACCGAAATTAACCAATGGGCAAAAGACAATATAAAAGACCTCTTCAGCTTAGCACCTTTACACAATCCTGCACATTTTGAAGGTATTGAAGTGGCCGAAGCTATTTTCCCTTCAGCTAAGCAAGTCGCGGTTTTCGATACGGCATTCCACCAATCTATACCAGAGCATGCTTATAGATATGCTATACCGAATAATCTTTTAACCGAGCATAAAATTAGAATGTATGGTTTTCATGGTACTAGTCATAAATACGTATCAGAACAAGCTATTCATTATTTAGGTCAAAAAGAATCTAAAATAATTTCAATTCACTTAGGCAATGGTTGCAGTATAACAGCCATTAAAAACGGAAAAGCTGTAGATCACTCTATGGGCTTAACACCTTTAGACGGATTAATTATGGGTACAAGAAGTGGTGATATCGATCCTTCTGTAATTTTTCATTTGGCAAATAAATTAAACTACTCTTTAGATGAAATTAATACCCTTTTACAAAAGAAAAGCGGTATGCTTGGCTTAACAGGTTTTAGCGACTTAAGAGAAATAGAAACTGAAGCCGCCAAAGGCAATAGAGATTGCTTACTGGCTCTACAAATGAACACTTACCGCATTAAAAAATACATTGGTAGTTACGCCGCAGTTTTAAACGGATTGGACGCCATTGTTTTTACCGCAGGCATAGGAGAAAATTCAGAATTAATGCGAAAAATGGTTTGTGAAGATTTAGATTTTCTAGGCATTAATTTAGATACAGAAAAAAACAAAGAAAGATCTAAACTATTAAGAGCCGTAAATACTATTGAATCTAAGGTAAAAATATTAATTATTCCAACCAATGAAGAGTTAGAAATAGCGAAACAATCGGTTCAATTATTCGAGAATTAATCGACCTGTATAAAGTTCTTCCACAGTAATAATATCTGGAGTATTAACCGAAATAACATCTCCGGGTCCAGAAATTTTCCCCGTAAGGGATTGCTGTGGATTTACAACCATATCGTTAGAACTTCTATTTGATACACTAACAAATTGCGCTATTAAATCTCGACCTTCAAAACGAGACGTTCCTGCTGCGAAAGTAATGCGTAAATTTTCAGTTTTACCAGAAACAAAACAATTGGAGAGGTTATTAAAAACAAGAGAAAAACTCGTGTTATCAATTTCTAAATCAAAGTTACCATTAGTAAACGAATCTTCTGCTCCAAAATCCTCTGATAAAATTGACAAACTTGGATAGCTTAAAACACCATTAGAACTAACGGTGTATTGCGTAGAACTTCTAATTTCGGTAATATTAGGCGCTGTTACATAAACTTTAGTAATACCATAATCACGCACATAATTGCAAGTATTATTATCGGTTAATGTCAATTTACCATCGACTACAATAGCTTCAACATCATTCATTAAATTCTCACCAGTTTCAACAGTCACCTTCTGAGTTTCACCATCGGTAATTATTAATTCAATATCCCGATTTACTAATATTTTAGTAAAAACATCAACACTAAATTCTTGCTGTATTATAGCTCCTGTTTTCTGAAAACAATCGCCCGCATTTTCACTATCACAAGCAAAAACAAGGCTAAAAACGAATATATATATTAACTTTTTCATAATCGAACACCAATTCCAAATTCAACAGCTTCCGCTTTAGCTCCGTGAGACTTCAAGGTCATGGCTCCAAACCATTTTCGCTGTTTACCAACGTAACGTTTTAAACCAATTCTTAAATACGTTTGGCCTTCAAAATCGTATGGATAATAGACATAATATCCAAACTGGGTAAGCAATGAGGTTCTATTAATAAACAACTCATGCCCTACAAAAAAACCAACACGCTTATAGTCTTCGTCACCAGATACATCTAACTCTGGAAAAGCAACACTTCGGTAATAAATAAGTTCTTTTAAAAAATTAGAAAAGAAAACATCGGCACCAAATTGCAACGCACTTTTACGGTTAATACGTTTATCGGCATAAGCAGAAAGTACGTAAAACGCATACTGACCACTATCTACAATATCACTTTCGTTTACACCGGATCTAAAAACAAAATTATACTTTATAGGCTGTGTAAATTGTCTGTCATTATCGGCTAAGGTATGTTGATACTCTAACTCTTTTTTATCTAAATTATAGGTTAACCCAACATTAAGCGCTAAAGTATTTGTACTCGCATTAGGTGCTTTAACATTGGCATTAGAATAATGTATTAAAGAAAAACCAGCTATTAAACCAAAGCGATCAAAAATGCGTTCTTTTTTATAGTTAAGCATCACCATGGTGCTACTCATTAATTTAGAACCGTAGGCAATATTTCTATAATTATCAACCTTATCATAAGGCGTTTCAGTATACCCCATACCTTGCCCAATTCTAAATTGCAGATTTCTATTAAAAAAGTAGAAATTAAAATGCGCATAGAGCGATGTTACATTACCCAAAACATCATTTTTCATGTTTTGATAAGCATAAGTAACACCATAATCCGGATAATTAAAACGTTGTTCCCAATCGTTAAAACCGTATGTTTTTTTGTTCCAACTTAAAAGATAACCTTCCGGATGTCCTTTAATTAAATGAAGTATATCATTATTATGAAGCGCAATATTACCCTTAAAATAACTTAAATCGAGGTAAGATGTATGTGTTTTATCTTGTGAAAATCCATTAAAAAATAGGACACAAAATATGCAGGTATAAAGTAATTTCATTATCGGGTTTCTGTGTGGCAAATGTACTTAAATTTCAACGTAAACCTTAAAAGTTAAGTACAAACCACACGATTTACTAAAACAAAGCTTCGGCAATAGCCTTAACGTTATCACTTTTCCCCATAGAGTAATAATGCAATACAGGTACACCTGCCTCCTTCAACTCTTTAGATTGCTGTATAGCAAATTCAATACCTACTTGTCTAACGGCTTTATTATCCTTACAACCTTCAACAGCATCGATTAAATTTTGAGGTAAATCAATTTTAAAAACCTGAGGTAAAATTTGTAAATGCCTTTTAACAGCTATAGGTTTAATTCCCGGAATAATAGGCACATTAATCCCAGCTTCTCTAGCCTTATCTACAAATTCAAAATATTTATTATTATCAAAAAACATCTGGGTAACCACATAATCGGCACCAGCATCTACCTTCTCTTTTAAACGACGTAAATCGTTAACCAGCGATGGCGCTTCCATGTGTTTCTCTGGGTAACCGGCCACACCAATACAAAAGTCCGAATTATGCTCAACCTTAAAATCATCGTGCAAATATTGACCTTTATTAAGGTTTGCAATTTGTTGCACCAAGTCGCTCGCAAATGCATTCCCTCCCGCTACAGGCTTAAAATATGGCTCATCTTTCATCGAGTCACCACGCAAAGCCATTACATTATCCAGACCTAAATAGTGGCAATCTACCAAAACATATTCAGTTTCTTCTTTTGTAAAACCACCACACAATAAATGTGGAATAGCATCTACCTGATATTTATGCATAATAGACGCACAAATACCCACCGTACCAGGGCGCATACGTGTAATACGCTTATCCAACAAACCATTGCCTTTATCAATATACACATACTCCTCACGAGATGTGGTAACATCAATAAATGGTGGATTAAACTCCATTAAAGGATCGATATTATTATATAAATCCTGAATATTTGTACCTTTCTTTGGCGGAATTACCTCAAAAGAAAACAACGTTTTTCCGTTGGCTTGTTTAATATGGTCTGTTACTTTCATTACTTATTTTTTGTCATCCTCACAAAACGAGAATCTTATCTATATTTTAGTTTAATTTTGGCGTTACCACAAGGGTCGCGCTTTACACTATATCTTTTTTTGCCTTTGGCGGAAACAAAAAAAGGATGCCGTTGCAATCGCTAACGCGGGTTTACCAGCTTATTTTTAACCTCGTCAAAAGTTTCTGTGTACTCCCAATAAATCCATCTTCCATCCAAATAATCCGTAAGAATATATTTTTCGCTCAATGATTTTATTCGAGATACGGCAACCACTTTCTTCGAAAAACCATCAACCGCAACATGTTCCAAAACCTCTTTGTTATCTGTATCATAACCATGAGAAATCATGTGGCTTCCTAAGGTTACCTCTATAAATGCCATGCTATTCTTCTGCTAAATTAGGATGCAACCATTTTCTAGCTGTTTTCTTATCGATGCCTTTACGTTCAGAATAATCAGTTAACTGATCGTCAGTTATTTTCCCTAAACCAAAATACTTCGCTTCTGGATTACCGAAGTAATACCCCGAAACTGCAGCAGCTGGCCACATCGCTAAACTTTCTGTTAAGGTTACACCAATTAGTTTTTCAACCTCTAGCAATTCCCAAATTGTTTCCTTTTCTAAATGATCAGGACATGCAGGATATCCTGGAGCCGGACGAATACCTTTATAACTTTCCTTAATTAAATCGGTGTTACTTAAATCTTCATCGGCAGCGTAACCCCAATGTGTTAATCTTATTTTCTTGTGTAAATATTCAGCAAAAGCTTCAGCAAATCTATCAGCAATAGCCTGTGCCATAATACCATTATAATCATCATCCTTAGCTCTATAACTATCGGCTAATTCTTGAGCGCCAAAAATAGCAACACAGAATGCGCCCATATAATCCGTTCTACCAGATTCTTTAGGAGCTATAAAATCAGATAATGCATGATTTGGAATCCCTTCACGTTTTTTTAATTGCTGACGCAAGGTTCTAAAAATCGCGATTTCCTTTCCGTTTTTCTGAACCGAAATATCATCATCGTTAATAGTATTAGCTTCAAACAAACCAAAAACAGCTTTTGGCTTTAAAAGTTGCTTGGCAATAATTTCTTTAATCATCTCCTGAGCTTCAGCATACATAATAGTAGCTTGTTCTCCCACAACCTCATCGGTCAAAATATCGGGGAATTTCCCGTGTAAATCCCAACTTCTAAAAAACGGACTCCAATCTATAAACGGTTCTAGTTCTTTTAAACTTAACTGTTTTAAAATTTGCACACCTAATTCTCTCGGTTTAGAAATATTAGACGTTTCCCAGTCTATTTTATATTTTCTTTTTCTAGCTTCTTCAATAGAAATATAAGATTTCTCTTTACCACGCTTTAAAAACTTGTTTCTAAAATCATCATAATCGGCTTTTAACTTCGCTACGTAAGCATTGTTGGTTTTCTTGTTTAATAAATCTCCAACCACGGTAACCGCACGAGATGCATCATTAACATGCACCACTGCGTTTTTATACTGTGTATCGATTTTTACAGCTGTATGTGCTTTAGATGTTGTTGCACCACCAATAAGTAAAGGCACTTCAAAATTTTGAAGTTGCATTTCTTTAGCCAAATACACCATTTCGTCTAATGATGGCGTAATTAACCCTGATAAACCAATAGCATCAACACGTTCGCTGATGGCCATTTCTATAATTTTTTCTGGCGGCACCATAACTCCTAAATCTACAATTTCGTAGTTATTACAAGCTAAAACAACACTTACAATATTTTTACCAATATCGTGCACATCACCTTTTACGGTAGCCATTAATATTTTCCCAACAGGTTCTTGTTTATCTCCTTTTTCTTCTTCAATAAACGGGTTTAAGTAACCAACGGCTTTTTTCATTACACGCGCCGATTTTACCACCTGAGGTAAAAACATTTTACCTGCTCCGAATAAATCTCCAACCACGTTCATCCCGATCATTAAATGACCTTCGATAACTTCAATAGGTTTTGCGGCTTCTTGTCTTGCTATTTCAACATCTTCAATAATAAAGGCATCAATACCTTTTACTAAAGCATGCGTTATACGCTCTTGTACTGGGTTTTCTCGCCAAGATAAATCGACACCTTTTTCAACTTTAGAACCTTTTACTGTTTCTGCAAAGTCTAACAAACGTTCGGTAGCATCTTCTCTTCTGTCTAAAATAACATCTTCAACGTGCTCTAATAAATCCTTTGGAATATCATCATAAATCTCTAAAAGCGCAGGATTTACAATACCCATATTCATACCCGCCTGGATGGCATAATACAAAAACACTGAGTGCATAGCTTCTCGAACACCATTGTTTCCTCTAAAAGAAAACGATACGTTACTCACACCTCCACTTACACTTACATTTTCTAAATTTTGACGTACCCAACGTGTTGCTTCGATAAAATCGATAGCATTTCTTCGGTGTTCGTCCATTCCGGTTGCTACCGGAAATATATTTAAATCGAAAATAATATCTTCCGAAGCAAACCCCACTTTATCAACTAAAACACGGTATGAACGTTCAGCAATTTCAATTCTTCTTTGGTATGTATCCGCTTGCCCAACTTCATCAAAAGCCATAACAATAACTGCGGCACCATAGCGTTTAATTTGCTTGGCTTGCCAAATAAAGTTTTCTTCACCTTCCTTTAAGGAAATAGAATTCACCACACACTTTCCTTGCACAACTTGCAAACCAGCATTGATAATTTCCCACTTAGAACTATCAATCATGATAGGCACACGGCAAATATCTGGTTCGGCAGCAATAAGGTTTAAAAAGCGCACCATCGATGCTTTACCATCAATAAGTCCGTCGTCCATATTAATGTCGATAATTTGCGCTCCACCATCTACTTGGTGACGTGCAATATCCAAAGCTTCATCGAACTTCTCTTCATTAATTAATCGTAAAAACTTACGAGACCCCGCTACATTAGTACGTTCTCCTACATTTATAAAATTGGTGTTTTCGCTTAGAACTAAAGGTTCTAAACCAGACAATTTCATGTATTTTGATTGCTTTATCTTCATTATCTATAATGTTCTACTGTTGGAAAAGGTTCGTAAAATGAATGTAACAACGTTTTCCATTCTTGATATTCTTGTGATTTACGGAAACCAATTTCATGATCTTCAATGGTTTCCCAATGCACTAATAATATATATTTATCATCTTGTTCAACACATTTTTTTAAATCGTG
The window above is part of the Algibacter sp. L3A6 genome. Proteins encoded here:
- a CDS encoding acetate/propionate family kinase: MQVLVLNSGSSSLKFQLFSMPAETILCSGLIERIGMDDAKFIYKTEKDTIEHVTAIYNHKQGLELLSHQLLDSETGIIKSASDIDIVGHRVVQGGARFKETTEINQWAKDNIKDLFSLAPLHNPAHFEGIEVAEAIFPSAKQVAVFDTAFHQSIPEHAYRYAIPNNLLTEHKIRMYGFHGTSHKYVSEQAIHYLGQKESKIISIHLGNGCSITAIKNGKAVDHSMGLTPLDGLIMGTRSGDIDPSVIFHLANKLNYSLDEINTLLQKKSGMLGLTGFSDLREIETEAAKGNRDCLLALQMNTYRIKKYIGSYAAVLNGLDAIVFTAGIGENSELMRKMVCEDLDFLGINLDTEKNKERSKLLRAVNTIESKVKILIIPTNEELEIAKQSVQLFEN
- a CDS encoding head GIN domain-containing protein, yielding MKKLIYIFVFSLVFACDSENAGDCFQKTGAIIQQEFSVDVFTKILVNRDIELIITDGETQKVTVETGENLMNDVEAIVVDGKLTLTDNNTCNYVRDYGITKVYVTAPNITEIRSSTQYTVSSNGVLSYPSLSILSEDFGAEDSFTNGNFDLEIDNTSFSLVFNNLSNCFVSGKTENLRITFAAGTSRFEGRDLIAQFVSVSNRSSNDMVVNPQQSLTGKISGPGDVISVNTPDIITVEELYTGRLILE
- a CDS encoding acyloxyacyl hydrolase, yielding MKLLYTCIFCVLFFNGFSQDKTHTSYLDLSYFKGNIALHNNDILHLIKGHPEGYLLSWNKKTYGFNDWEQRFNYPDYGVTYAYQNMKNDVLGNVTSLYAHFNFYFFNRNLQFRIGQGMGYTETPYDKVDNYRNIAYGSKLMSSTMVMLNYKKERIFDRFGLIAGFSLIHYSNANVKAPNASTNTLALNVGLTYNLDKKELEYQHTLADNDRQFTQPIKYNFVFRSGVNESDIVDSGQYAFYVLSAYADKRINRKSALQFGADVFFSNFLKELIYYRSVAFPELDVSGDEDYKRVGFFVGHELFINRTSLLTQFGYYVYYPYDFEGQTYLRIGLKRYVGKQRKWFGAMTLKSHGAKAEAVEFGIGVRL
- the metF gene encoding methylenetetrahydrofolate reductase [NAD(P)H], with product MKVTDHIKQANGKTLFSFEVIPPKKGTNIQDLYNNIDPLMEFNPPFIDVTTSREEYVYIDKGNGLLDKRITRMRPGTVGICASIMHKYQVDAIPHLLCGGFTKEETEYVLVDCHYLGLDNVMALRGDSMKDEPYFKPVAGGNAFASDLVQQIANLNKGQYLHDDFKVEHNSDFCIGVAGYPEKHMEAPSLVNDLRRLKEKVDAGADYVVTQMFFDNNKYFEFVDKAREAGINVPIIPGIKPIAVKRHLQILPQVFKIDLPQNLIDAVEGCKDNKAVRQVGIEFAIQQSKELKEAGVPVLHYYSMGKSDNVKAIAEALF
- the metH gene encoding methionine synthase, giving the protein MKIKQSKYMKLSGLEPLVLSENTNFINVGERTNVAGSRKFLRLINEEKFDEALDIARHQVDGGAQIIDINMDDGLIDGKASMVRFLNLIAAEPDICRVPIMIDSSKWEIINAGLQVVQGKCVVNSISLKEGEENFIWQAKQIKRYGAAVIVMAFDEVGQADTYQRRIEIAERSYRVLVDKVGFASEDIIFDLNIFPVATGMDEHRRNAIDFIEATRWVRQNLENVSVSGGVSNVSFSFRGNNGVREAMHSVFLYYAIQAGMNMGIVNPALLEIYDDIPKDLLEHVEDVILDRREDATERLLDFAETVKGSKVEKGVDLSWRENPVQERITHALVKGIDAFIIEDVEIARQEAAKPIEVIEGHLMIGMNVVGDLFGAGKMFLPQVVKSARVMKKAVGYLNPFIEEEKGDKQEPVGKILMATVKGDVHDIGKNIVSVVLACNNYEIVDLGVMVPPEKIIEMAISERVDAIGLSGLITPSLDEMVYLAKEMQLQNFEVPLLIGGATTSKAHTAVKIDTQYKNAVVHVNDASRAVTVVGDLLNKKTNNAYVAKLKADYDDFRNKFLKRGKEKSYISIEEARKRKYKIDWETSNISKPRELGVQILKQLSLKELEPFIDWSPFFRSWDLHGKFPDILTDEVVGEQATIMYAEAQEMIKEIIAKQLLKPKAVFGLFEANTINDDDISVQKNGKEIAIFRTLRQQLKKREGIPNHALSDFIAPKESGRTDYMGAFCVAIFGAQELADSYRAKDDDYNGIMAQAIADRFAEAFAEYLHKKIRLTHWGYAADEDLSNTDLIKESYKGIRPAPGYPACPDHLEKETIWELLEVEKLIGVTLTESLAMWPAAAVSGYYFGNPEAKYFGLGKITDDQLTDYSERKGIDKKTARKWLHPNLAEE
- a CDS encoding antibiotic biosynthesis monooxygenase family protein — protein: MILEVAILNIKKGLSSDFENTFKIAQKIISSMKGYISHDLKKCVEQDDKYILLVHWETIEDHEIGFRKSQEYQEWKTLLHSFYEPFPTVEHYR